Proteins from a single region of Manis javanica isolate MJ-LG chromosome 5, MJ_LKY, whole genome shotgun sequence:
- the LOC108402052 gene encoding molybdopterin synthase sulfur carrier subunit-like — MVPRCQVQVLYFVERAEIAGIHSETISVPQEIKALHLWNEIETRHPELADIRNQVIFAVCQEYVKFGDQLLQLQSGDEIVIIPPISRG; from the coding sequence ATGGTCCCACGATGCCAGGTTCAAGTATTGTATTTTGTAGAACGTGCTGAAATAGCAGGAATTCACTCAGAGACCATTTCTGTGCCACAAGAAATAAAAGCGTTGCATCTTTGGAATGAGATAGAAACGCGACATCCTGAATTGGCTGATATTAGAAATCAAGTGATATTTGCTGTTTGTCAAGAATATGTCAAGTTTGGAGATCAACTCCTCCAGCTTCAATCAGGAGATGAAATTGTCATTATCCCTCCCATTAGTAGAGGGTAG